A segment of the Acidimicrobiales bacterium genome:
CCGTCTTCGCCGACACCGGAAAGAACTCGTCGGCCTCGATCGTCTCCGAGGCAGCCTGTAGCTGATCGAGGACCTGAGCCCGTCTAGCCACATCGATCTTGTTGACGACGCATAGGGACCCCTTGGGAACCATCGCAGCCACGAACCGGTCACCCCGTCCGATCGGCGACGTCGCATCTACGACGAACAGGGTCAGGTCGACGCCGGCAAGGGCGTCAGTCGCGGTGTCGTTGAGCCTCCGCCCGAGCAGGGTCCGAGGCTTGTGCACGCCGGGGGTGTCGACGAACACCACTTGAGCACCCGGTCGGTTCAGAACCCCTCGAACCCGGTTCCGGGTCGTTTGAACAACAGGCGACGTGATCGACACCTTCTGGCCGAGGATCGTGTTGAGCAACGTGGACTTGCCGACGTTCGGGCGCCCGACCAGCGTGGTGAAGCCAGACTTCAACGGGTGCCGTTCTCGCTATTTCGGCGCTGAGTCTGGCCGTTCTCCCCATCGGTCCGCTCGGCGGCGTCAACCTTTGGGGGGGGAGCAGCGACGGTCGAGATCCGAACCCTTCCGATCCGTCGTCCTTGAACCCGTTCGGCCACCAGGCGATGGCCGTCCACCTCGGCCGCTTCTCCCTCAGTCGGCACGTGACCGAGCAGGCTGTAAAGAAGTCCACCGATCGTGTCCCAGTCCTCCCCTTCCGGAAGGGCGCGGTCCTCCTCCTCGAGCAATTCGTTGACCTCGTCCACCGGCATACGTGCGTTGACGATGAGAGTGCCATCGTCGAGACGCTCCGGTGGGATCTGTTCGACGTCGTATTCGTCGGTGATCTCACCGACTAGCTCCTCGATGAGATCCTCGAGAGTCACCAGGCCGGCGGTCCCTCCGAACTCGTCGATGACTATCGCCATGTGAAACTTGCTCGACTGCATTTCGCGCATCAGCTCGGAAACCCGCTTGCTCTCCGGGGTGAACTGCGGAGGTCGCATCACCGTCGAGACCTGGGCGCCCCCGTCTCCCACCCGCTCGGCTTGCATCAGGTCCTTCACGTAGACGATTCCGACGATGTCATCGATGCCCTGGCTGTACACCGGTATTCGGCTGTACCCGGACGGAACTACGACGTCGATGACATCGCTTATGTGCGCGTAGGACTCGACGGCGACCATGTCGGGGCGGGGAACCATCACGTCGCGGACGACGGTGTCGCCGAAGTCGATGATCGAGTGGATAAGGGTGCGTTCCTCGTGCTCGATCACATCCTCCTCGAGAGCCTCGTCGGCCATCGCGCGAAGCATGTCGTCGGACATGTAAGGCCCGGACCTCATGCCCTTTCCTGGCAAAATCAGGTTTGTCACCCAGATGAGAGCACGGGTGATCCAACCGAGAGGCTT
Coding sequences within it:
- the era gene encoding GTPase Era, which codes for MKSGFTTLVGRPNVGKSTLLNTILGQKVSITSPVVQTTRNRVRGVLNRPGAQVVFVDTPGVHKPRTLLGRRLNDTATDALAGVDLTLFVVDATSPIGRGDRFVAAMVPKGSLCVVNKIDVARRAQVLDQLQAASETIEADEFFPVSAKTGEGVDELVAAILDRMPEGPQMYPDDMVTDVPEAFWVAELVREQLLAVTREEVPHSIACRVTEWEWPKIRCEILVERESQKAIVIGRGGWVLKEVGTRVRAQLPEGAYLELFVKVDKNWQSRPKALERLGY
- a CDS encoding hemolysin family protein, producing the protein MSTAGPAALPGVIAAAAGTGKHHLSTQDIVLLVVVGLLIIATGFLAMAETALTRTTKVRALTLVEEKRRGASMLLRLAERIERVLPVVLFAVELCTLVAATLVGVVATHAFGGVGVVIATAFEVVVIFVLAELAPKTWAVQHTDRAALAAAPFVRLLVAFKPLGWITRALIWVTNLILPGKGMRSGPYMSDDMLRAMADEALEEDVIEHEERTLIHSIIDFGDTVVRDVMVPRPDMVAVESYAHISDVIDVVVPSGYSRIPVYSQGIDDIVGIVYVKDLMQAERVGDGGAQVSTVMRPPQFTPESKRVSELMREMQSSKFHMAIVIDEFGGTAGLVTLEDLIEELVGEITDEYDVEQIPPERLDDGTLIVNARMPVDEVNELLEEEDRALPEGEDWDTIGGLLYSLLGHVPTEGEAAEVDGHRLVAERVQGRRIGRVRISTVAAPPPKVDAAERTDGENGQTQRRNSENGTR